Proteins encoded by one window of Microplitis mediator isolate UGA2020A chromosome 1, iyMicMedi2.1, whole genome shotgun sequence:
- the LOC130669210 gene encoding uncharacterized protein LOC130669210, giving the protein MSIIYLEKYTVAPAPSRDYCGIKIFANEIKIYHWRVSYGPHKYPSIRTYKFNEWSKNLSQDIEIIFGKSVVRSIDNIINKKYLLTLPQNFIYNLLKYLSINDIKNFCLLSRAAYQIIKDEVVKELVVKKLKIDNNKPNKSIPKDMAYSSNRLLAETNDIDKKLFKNPRIKGSNTEIIKTPYQKFLSKPQVDFTRTVSWDKNLKNTVRGSVSDNSIIKNNPANLPRRRVNVINVPSTEEINNKDILVDVNKQKIRTDQPTKSRGNGGKNKIQAGGDYKFLKSNKKVIRADGSSDLSALRTNDINLDELAKKTIDEYKKSRELIDCKFSWTDGLETRELSPRTPKSRPGSDGSKSRKFLDHRPELSRSTVDFTLNGLMSSLVSGGDDELDRMTPWELTKLRGFKSRESSLKKSRDLDKNILSNTEVSTKKVTRTRKKN; this is encoded by the exons AtgtctattatttatttagaaaaatataccGTCGCTCCTGCGCCTTCAAGAGATTATTGcggtataaaaatatttgctaacgag attaaaatttatcattggCGTGTTTCTTATGGCCCGCATAAATATCCGTCAATAAgaacttataaatttaacgagtggagtaaaaatttatcacaagacattgaaattatttttg GTAAATCGGTGGTACGGAGTAttgataatataataaataaaaaatatttattgacattaccacaaaattttatttataatttacttaaatatttatcaattaatgatattaaaaatttttgtttattatcacGAGCTGCTTAtcag ATAATAAAAGATGAAGTAGTCAAAGAATtggtagtaaaaaaattaaaaattgataacaacAAACCTAATAAATCGATACCCAAAGACATGGCTTACAGTTCGAATCGATTATTAGCGGAAACGAATGATATcgataagaaattatttaaaaatccgaGGATCAAAGGATCAAATACTGAAATTATCAAAACTccttatcaaaaatttttatcaaaaccgCAAGTAGATTTTACACGGACAGTCTCTtgggataaaaatttaaaaaatacagtgAGAGGTTCAGTGTCTGATAAttcaatcattaaaaataatcctgCTAATTTGCCAAGACGGCGGGTCAATGTTATCAACGTCCCATCCACGGaagaaataaacaataaagatattttagttgatgtaaataaacaaaaaatacggACAGATCAGCCAACAAAATCGAGAGGAAATGGAGGGAAGAATAAAATACAGGCTGGAGgtgattacaaatttttaaaaagtaataagaAAGTTATCAGAGCAGATGGGAGCTCTGATTTATCAGCATTGAGAACTAACGACATTAATTTGGATGAGTTGGCCAAAAAAACTATCGACGAGTACAAAAAATCCAGAGAATTAATAGACTGCAAGTTCAGTTGGACAGATGGTTTGGAGACTCGGGAACTAAGTCCTAGAACTCCAAAGAGCAGACCAGGCAGCGATGGTTCGAAGTCGAGGAAATTTTTAGATCATAGACCAGAACTTTCAAGATCGACAGTCGATTTTACATTAAATGGACTAATGTCTTCATTAGTAAGCGGTGGAGATGACGAACTTGACAGAATGACACCTTGGGAACTGACTAAATTACGTGGCTTTAAATCACGCGAGAGTTCTCTAAAAAAATCACGAGATctagacaaaaatattttatctaacACTGAAGTATCGACAAAAAAAGTCACTAGAACccgtaagaaaaattaa